The following nucleotide sequence is from Panthera uncia isolate 11264 unplaced genomic scaffold, Puncia_PCG_1.0 HiC_scaffold_241, whole genome shotgun sequence.
TGCATGTGCACTTTGCTCCCACAGGGAGGCCTAGTGCcttaaaagctgttttttaagtagacttcatgcccagtgcaagacccgaactcacaaccctgagatcaagagtccgatgctcaactgactgagccacccaagcatgctctgcccatttttatggCTTTCCAAGCTCAGGGTCACAACCCACGTTCCAGTAAAGGGGCACAGCCGCCCTGGGCATTCTTCTTCCCGAGGCCAATCTTCCATGAAACAAGTTTCttgtattttaaggtttttttttgttttgtctttgagagcatgtgcatgtgtgaggaGTGGAGGCTAAACACTCAGTGTGGaaccggacacggggctcgatcccacaaccctgggatcgtaacctgagctgaaatcaacagtcaattgactgagccacccagacacccaacagtttttattctttgaggAGTGACACAGCGAACCCTGCCTCTTCTCGCTGGGCCTCGTGGGCAGTTTGCTAGCGGAGGTCACAGAGGCTTCTGCTGTTCCAAACGAAGGGAGTGTGGACAGTGTTGACCAGATGTCAGTCAACAGCTCTGACCACGGCCTTTAAACTGCAAAGCACCCAGTCACCTCAGTTAAGGTCCCATCTCACGCACCCCAGTCATATTCCAACTTCACGTGGTGAGTCGGCCTCTCTGCAGCGCGGCCAGGCTCAGGGGGCTGTCCAAAAGGACCCCGGAGTCCCTGATCTTTGCCCCGATCAGCATCCCCACTGGCAGCTCCAGGCCCCTCGCATCAGCCCACGCAGCCTCCTGTGGCCTTGCTCCCTGCCACACCAGACACCCACCACTTTAGATTCTCGGCCCACGTCTTCCGGGCGAGAGGACTGCCTTATCAGGGATGGTGCCACACAGGCCACAGACGTACTTCCAGATCATCTGGTCCCAACACTGGTTCCTTCTGCCCACCTGGGGGAACCCGTTTAATCTGGTCACGCAAGCTGTCTGGCCGTTCCCCGTACTGCCTTCTGCTGTGGATTATAAACACAGCCACCCACAACCCAAGAGAGAACAGTGAGCAAATCAAAATGCAGAGGAAGGAAGCCCGGAGGTGGTGGCAGTGGCCGctaggaggagggcagggaggcaggagcgCCTTTCCATTCCGctgtgtccctcccttcccctcctggccGGCCCTCACCGCCCCAACAGAGGCGCAGACACTGTGACCACTGTCACACATGCAGCAGGCAGCCAGCTTCACACTCTCCTGCTGACCAGGGTTCCCACCTCgaccatcccccccacccacgcTGTCCATCAGCGAGCCAAAGGGACCACTGCCTGGCCAGTGCCTACCGAGGAGCAGTCCACCCTGGTCTGTAGGGCTTCCTCATCATGGAACAAATCTAGACAGAAATACTTGGGGGAGCGGGGCTGGGACCCTTCATCAGACCCTAGGGGCCGGTGTGACCCTGCCCCTGGAAACCACACGAGACCCAGACCCGGACAGCACGTGAGGGTCGCCGGGCCGGCGTGTGCAGACGCAGGAAGGGAGCGCTCAGGCTGCGCAAAGCCTCCTGCTGGTCGTGGACTTCACCTGTGGGCACGCACACCCCCAGGACCGGACAACAAGGGAGGAGGAGCCCCAAAGGGCACGGTGGCTCCAGGGGAGACACTTCCCTGGACCCAGGAGTGACCACCTGCATGGGCCGAAGCAGGCCCAGGGGAGGCCTGTGGCCGCACCTGTGGGATTTCGGTTGAAGGATCCAGAGGCAGGGGGCACAGACAGGACCGCACACAACCTGCACTGGTCACGGGGCCGAGGCCATTCATGCGGAGCCCCTACCCACACAGCGCCGGGCCCCGCTGTTAAGCGGGGCCATCCCTGTGTCCACAGCAGGAAACCAGGGCCACCTGCTGCCCAGCACTGGCCCAAATCACGCACCGCCTGAGCCTCCGACCGGTGAGCAGGCCCAGCCCCGCGGAAGGGAAGGAACAGTCCGACTCGCGACCAGAACAGGCTGCGTCTTTATTGGGCGAACGGGCTACTTGAGGGGGATGAAGCGGGACGAGTGGGTGGCCCCTATGCCGGGCCTGCCGTGCTTCACCGGCTTGTAGGTGATGGAGAACTCGCCCAGGTAGTGGCCAATCATCTCAGGCtgcaggggggaggagcagggcaaGGAGTCAGGCGACCGTGAGCGGCCacgcccccgccgcccgccccgccgcGCCCCACGGGTACCTTGATCTCCACCTGGTTGAAGGTCTTGCCGTTGTAGACGCCCACCATGCTGCCCACCATCTCGGGCAGGATGATCATGTCCCGGAGGTGCGTCTTCACCACCTCGGGCTTCTCCATCGGGGGGGCCTCCTTCTTGGCCTTACGCAGGCGCTTCAGCAGCGAGTGCTGCTTCCGGCGCAGACCCCGGTtcagccgccgccgctgccgggCGCTGTACAGCTGCATCAGCTGCTCGCTGGGGGGGCAGGGCGCGATGGCGTGAGCGGCTGGGCCGCGACAGTCCCCAGGGTCCAGCCGCGAACGTCGCTGCTGCCCTGCACCGCCCCAAATCTGGGGAGAAGCCTTCAAAGTCAAGAGCTGCGagctgcagatggggaaactgaggcaggcggATACGTGGCCGGCACCTCTTGGGCAAAGTGCTGCACCTCCAGCCAACCAGGCCTCTGCCGACCTGTGTCcccggaaggggggggggggcggcccctCACGGCCCCGCTGACCCAAGCTCACGCTCAGGAAGGCTGCGGGGAATCCGAGAAGCCCGTGTCCCCGCACCCCAGCCAGACCTCCGCCACCCTGCCTAGGAGCTTCCGGCCACGCGCCAAACCCCAGCCCGTTCTCGCTTCCCGCGTTTTCGGCGGGTGTAAACAGTGTCACGAGGGGACACCCGGCAATTAGGTACGACCCAAACGTCGCTGCGCCCAAACagcgccccggccccgcccggcCCCCTTACTAGGACATGTCCAGCAGCTGGTCCAGGTCCACGCCGCGGTAGGTGAACTTGCGGAAAGTACGCTTCTTCTTCTGTTCCACTTCCGCCTGCGCGGGCCCGGGGCGAGGGTCAGAGGGCGGCCGCAGACTCGCCTCCCACCCCCGCGGCCGCCCTCGGGCGCCCACGGGGGCCCGCGGGGACACACGGCCTCCGGCCCGTCCCCGGGGAGCGCGGGCGGCCCCGGGTCGCTGGGGCTCGGCCAGGACACGTCGGCCTGCGCGGGCCTTCCCCGCCCCGCGTCATCCCGACACCAGCccggccccccccgccccccgataGGCGGCGGCCCCGGAGGCTCAAGAGATGGCTGCCGCAGCCGGGCGGCCTGCCTCCGGCCTTCACGGCACGGCCAGACCGCGGATGGCGCCGGATGAGTCGGGAAGACCCGCGCCAACCCGCGGCACTCACCATCTTGTCAGCTCTTCGGAAAGGACCGCCCCTCCGCGCCTGCGCGATTATCACGAGCTCGCCCATgagccccgccccgcgcccgaCAGCTCGGACGCGCTTCCGCTTTCTCGGCTGATGAGCGCGCCCTCTGCTGGCGGGAGGGCCGAGCGCAGGCGGCGCTCGCTAAGGAGACGCTGCGGCTGGGGCCTCGGGCACCCCGCCGCCTCTCTCGGAACCCCGCGCTCCCCGTGGGTTCGGGCCCAGCGCTCCGCCGGAGCTGGCGTCCTAGTGCGGGCGGCGGACagccgggaggggcggggcgctGGCTCCGCACAGGTGCCCCGAGAAGGCGGCCCTGATGGGGACCTGCCGCCTTTAACGGAGGGCCTCAGGTACAGTAGCAACCGTAGCGATGCACTACTAGGTTTCTGTAACGTCTGTGCACGTGACGGGTATAACgatgacagagaaagagggacaaggAATTAGAGCTATATAGTActgtcccacttctgggtatacaccccAATAACTGAAAGCAGGGAGATTTACATGTCCACAGCAGCATGATTCACTACAGCCCAAGTATGCATCCGCGGATGAAGGATAAACACGATGGGGTCCATCCACACGCCGGACTATGATCCAGCCTTAGGAAGGACGTCTGCCACCTGCCACCACGTGTACGGACCCGCAGGACACTGTGTGCAgcgagagaagccagacacagaaggacacgtcCTGCGTGACCCCACTCACAGGGGGTCCCTAGAGGAGTCccgtccacagagacagagagtagacggtgggagccaggggtggggcagggggcgggggagtcagtgtttcatggggacagagtctcagtctggggagatggaaagttctggagacgggtgGTGGGGGCGGGTGCAGGACACTGTTGAGTGTGCTTGATGTCACTGAGCTGTGCACTTAAGAGATGGTTACAATGGCAAGTCTTAATGCGCATTTTGCCACAATGAGGAAACAAcccggcgcctgggtggctcagtaggttaagcgtccgactcctgatttcggctcaggtcatgatctcctgattccgGAGTTgcagccctgtgccgggctctgtgctcacagcgcagaacctgcttgggattctgtctctccctctctctgcacctcccccactcatgagctctcactctgtctcaaaataaacattaaaaaaaaaaaaacggggcgcctggggggtcagtcggttgagcgtccgacttcggctcaggtcatgatctcacggttcgtgagttctagccccgccttcgggctctggtgctgacagctctggagcctgctttggattctgtgtccccctttctctccgcccctcccctgcttgtgctctgtctctatctttcaaaaatgaatcaacgtaaaaaagttttttcaaaaagaaaaaaaacaaaaaacatatggTAAGCTCTAGAACAGCCTCaaagaaaacaactcaaaaaatatgacaaaaaaatcattaaaagaacTAAAACGCTACCTTAGGAAATACTCATTTAACGCAAAAGCATGAACAGAGAAGCGTAAGAACAAAACAAGGCACACAGCACAGAGAAAAAGCGAAATGGCAGGGGTAAACCGAGACCACACTGAACACCAGGGGATGGGAGAGACCACTGGCTGGAGGGTGAGTTCCGGGAAGAGGGAGCCAGCGTGCAAAGACCCTGCGGTAGGAAGGAGGTGGGTGCTGCCACCACGGCCCCACGACCCAGCTGACTCTACCGTGCCCACGGCCGCGACTGAGGCTTCAGCCCCTTCCTGGCCTCAAGCTGGATGGCTGGGTGGGGTCTGGCTTAGACCAGTGGCTTTGTGGGGAGCTGGGGCTGGCCTGGGGGGAACAGGAAGTCTGGAAAGAAGCTGGGCCTCCTCAACCATTTCTACAATCCTGTGGGTAGAGCCAATTAAACCCTCCCAAAGAAGGGGATGTCCCTCCCTGTCTGCGACGCAGCACAAGCACAGTGTTTGAGGGCTACAGGGTGTGTCCTTCAGGGTGTGAAGGGGGCTCGCCTGTGCCCAGCAGAGCAAGGCAGGGGTCCCAGGAGCTCCTGGCCAGCTGGAAATCCGTGCGTCGTTTGCATGACGGCCTCTCACCAGGGAACCCTAATTTTACAGAGAATTTCACAAGTGAAAGGAGCTCATGTGTAACGTCGCGATGGCACGCGGTGTGGATGGAAGGCCCAGTCCTGCTCGTCTGTAAACCGGCCGTGGCGGCAcctcctgagggcagggagaagACTCTGGCGGGGGCGGGCAGGTGCGGCCCCGCAGGGGCATTTTGAGGGCTTTTCTTCGCCTTTGAGCTGAGCCACCCTCCCTGCCGCAGATCAGATCGCGAGCGGGCTGTGGGCGGGGACGAGGGCTCTCCAGCCCCACACACTGTGGTGGCACCCCGTGCATTTTGGATCAATccgttctttttatgttttacaatCTTCATTGTGGTCTTTAGACTGCGAGAATAATGGCCTCCAAAGACCCCAGACCTGGTTCTGGGACCAGGGATCTGTCACCTCACGCAACAGAGGGGACCTTAGCAAGGCCTGAGGCGGGGGTGACCCTGGGTACCCAGCGTCCACACGAGGTCCTCATGAGAAGGGGACAGACACGGGCGGACCCCACACTGCTGGCCATGAGAATGGAAGAGGGGCCTCTGGAAGCCGGGAAAGGTGGGAGACGGGGATCCTGGGGCCCAGAACTGTCAAAGACAATTTGTGAGCGGCTTTAAGCCCTAAGTGGGTGGTGATCTGTCACAGGGGCCCTTAAGACACCCCCCACATCAGAACAGGGGAGGACTGACCCATTTGGTTCATAGTGGATCCCCAGGGCCAGCCTCCTCcagacccaggagcccctccccactcccacaggAAGTGGGGCCCAGAGCAGGAAGCCCTGTGTGCAGGTGAACGGACTCCCCCTCCCGTTGGGGCTGCAAATAGGGCCTTCGCTGCGCGTCAGCCCCTTCTCACTGGGGAAGGAGCAGTCAAGAAAAGGGACGGGAAGGTCCAAATATCCAGGGCTGGAAAGGCCTGGCAGACACCTGGTGGCCGCCGTGGGACGCTGGCCAGAGCtcagccctccccacctcctggctcaggcttccctcctccctcacctccaccGTTGGTCCTTCAGCTCTAGGAGCCGGGGCCATCGTGCTGCCTCCCGCCCCGGCCACGGGGCGGCCCCCACCCACCCGGATCCGTCCGAGCACCTTTCCTTTGGCATTCGGCGGGTGGCCGCTGAGCCCCGGGAGCCTGGGCCGGCAGCTCGCACAGGGTCCCCGGCTCCCCACTCGAGCAGGTGGGGCCTGGCTCCTGagccctgggaggtggggaggg
It contains:
- the LOC125917779 gene encoding 40S ribosomal protein S15 is translated as MGELVIIAQARRGGPFRRADKMAEVEQKKKRTFRKFTYRGVDLDQLLDMSYEQLMQLYSARQRRRLNRGLRRKQHSLLKRLRKAKKEAPPMEKPEVVKTHLRDMIILPEMVGSMVGVYNGKTFNQVEIKPEMIGHYLGEFSITYKPVKHGRPGIGATHSSRFIPLK